From Pseudoalteromonas piratica:
TTACATGGTGATAGAACATGTAAAACAAGATAAAGGATTAACCGTCAAAATAGACGAATAAAAAAAGCGCTTATAAAGCGCTTTTTTTATTAAATAAGGGGTTATGCCCAACCGTCGTAACGTTTGCGACGAGACAACACTAAGGTAATGATAATACCCATTAAAATACCGATAAATGCAATACCACCACCATAGATTAATAACTGCTTTTGTTGCTTTTCAGATGATTGTTGTTTTTGATTGCGAGATTGGGCAATTTGCGCGTTTAAGTTTTCTATTTCGGCACTTAACTCACGGTTCTTAATTTCGAGCTCGCTGGTTGATTGACGTAACACAGGCATATCGCGTTGTGCAGCATTAAGCTCAGATTGTAAATCGGCTAATTGGCTTTTTAACTGCGAATTTTGTTGTGCCAATCCAGGGCGTTTACTGATATTACGTTTATCAATCCAACCAGTACGACCACGGTTATCTTTTACTTGGCTGTAGCCTGACTCTTTATTCTCATCAAGCAGTTGTAATTCAGTT
This genomic window contains:
- a CDS encoding TIGR04211 family SH3 domain-containing protein is translated as MFKSIAGFLLLASLSTAIHAETQTNSEQAAEILEVQTTESTVSSTAYITDNLFVYMHSGPGKNYRILGSIQAGTELQLLDENKESGYSQVKDNRGRTGWIDKRNISKRPGLAQQNSQLKSQLADLQSELNAAQRDMPVLRQSTSELEIKNRELSAEIENLNAQIAQSRNQKQQSSEKQQKQLLIYGGGIAFIGILMGIIITLVLSRRKRYDGWA